In Anaerolineales bacterium, one DNA window encodes the following:
- the alr gene encoding alanine racemase, whose protein sequence is MRPTHLEVDLHRLKQNLETIRAHVAPAQVMPMVKANAYGHGMDGVAPFIEPYVDYLGVALVEEGIHLRNLGIKKPILVAGGTLIEQLPLFLEHDLILTASSVDLLLAAEQLAESTHKRLKVHLKIDTGMERVGVHEYEAEDFLQKSAACSHLEVEGIYTHLANSEVMSLRGQNPKQPSAKEEIASTEAGRLARTSSKLQLERFQEVLRFYEKNSLPAPMRHVCNSGGILNLPEAHLDLVRPGVLFYGIYPARNIERKIDVKPVLAWKSKVAFSKVSQPGRSVSYGSLWQVEGSPKRILTIPCGYADGYFRRMTNQARVIINGKEYPQVGRICMDQFMVNGGDNDVKVGDEVVLLGGGITVEDLADWTGTNEYEVMTNISTRVPRVYLGAVQ, encoded by the coding sequence ATGAGACCCACCCATCTTGAAGTCGATCTTCATCGCTTAAAACAAAATCTCGAAACCATCCGCGCCCATGTTGCGCCTGCACAGGTCATGCCGATGGTCAAGGCCAATGCCTACGGTCACGGAATGGATGGCGTCGCGCCGTTCATCGAACCGTATGTGGATTATCTCGGCGTTGCGCTTGTGGAGGAGGGAATTCACCTTCGCAACCTTGGGATTAAGAAACCGATCCTCGTTGCAGGCGGGACATTGATCGAGCAGCTGCCCTTGTTCCTCGAACACGACCTGATCCTGACCGCCTCTTCCGTGGACCTGTTGCTGGCCGCTGAACAATTGGCAGAGTCAACCCACAAGCGGCTCAAAGTCCACTTGAAGATCGACACAGGCATGGAGCGGGTGGGCGTCCATGAATATGAAGCGGAGGACTTCCTCCAGAAATCAGCCGCGTGCAGCCACTTGGAGGTGGAGGGGATTTATACTCATTTGGCAAATTCTGAAGTCATGTCGTTGCGAGGACAAAATCCGAAGCAACCTTCTGCCAAGGAGGAGATTGCTTCGACGGAGGCAGGCCGCCTCGCAAGGACTTCCTCCAAACTTCAACTGGAACGCTTTCAGGAAGTCCTCCGTTTTTACGAAAAGAACAGCCTGCCGGCCCCCATGCGCCACGTCTGCAATTCGGGAGGGATTTTGAACCTGCCCGAGGCGCATTTGGACTTGGTACGGCCCGGCGTGTTGTTTTATGGTATTTACCCCGCGCGGAATATTGAAAGAAAGATCGATGTGAAACCTGTGCTTGCCTGGAAGTCGAAAGTGGCATTTAGCAAGGTCAGCCAGCCGGGGCGGAGCGTCAGCTATGGGTCGTTGTGGCAGGTGGAGGGGAGTCCGAAGCGCATCCTCACCATCCCGTGCGGCTACGCGGATGGGTACTTCCGCCGCATGACGAATCAGGCACGGGTCATCATCAATGGAAAGGAATATCCACAAGTGGGTCGAATCTGCATGGACCAGTTCATGGTCAATGGTGGCGATAATGATGTGAAGGTGGGGGACGAGGTGGTATTGTTGGGCGGCGGAATTACCGTGGAGGATCTCGCAGATTGGACAGGCACGAATGAATATGAAGTGATGACGAACATCAGCACACGTGTGCCAAGGGTATATCTGGGTGCGGTACAATAG
- a CDS encoding IS5 family transposase (programmed frameshift) produces the protein MNYKTIAHLKGSDFKRLTGVPRETFEQMLTVIEKGLRDFGRPPKLSRADQLLMTLMYWREYRTEFHIAQSYGVSEATVCRTIRKVEEALVRSKKFRLPGKKALQASDTVFEVVLVDVSEQPVERPKKGQKRHYSGKKKRHTQKAQVMADRKSTQIITTAFSHGSKHDFQLFKDDACEFSEHLRILADAGYQGLMEFHQNSQTPFKKSKYHALTKREKQSNRSLARKRIVIEHIFRKLKVFRILSERYRNRRKRFALRFNLIAAIYNLELNSI, from the exons ATGAACTATAAGACAATCGCACATCTCAAAGGTAGTGACTTCAAACGGCTAACTGGCGTCCCGCGCGAAACCTTCGAGCAGATGCTCACAGTCATTGAGAAAGGGCTGCGAGACTTCGGGAGACCGCCAAAACTGAGCCGAGCCGATCAGTTGTTGATGACCTTGATGTACTGGCGAGAATATCGCACAGAATTTCATATTGCGCAATCCTATGGTGTCAGTGAAGCAACCGTTTGCCGCACCATTCGCAAGGTAGAGGAGGCCTTAGTCCGTTCAAAAAAGTTTCGTTTGCCTGGCAAAAAGGCACTCCAAGCCAGTGACACGGTGTTCGAGGTAGTGCTGGTTGATGTCAGCGAACAGCCAGTGGAACGTCCAAAAAAAG GCCAAAAACGGCATTACAGTGGCAAAAAGAAGCGTCACACCCAAAAAGCGCAGGTGATGGCTGATCGAAAAAGTACCCAAATCATAACCACCGCCTTTAGTCATGGAAGCAAACACGACTTCCAACTGTTCAAAGACGATGCCTGTGAGTTCTCTGAACATCTGCGTATTCTGGCAGATGCGGGCTATCAAGGATTGATGGAGTTTCATCAGAACAGTCAAACACCCTTCAAGAAATCCAAATACCATGCTCTGACGAAACGAGAGAAACAGAGCAATCGAAGCTTGGCACGGAAACGGATTGTGATTGAGCATATATTCCGTAAGTTGAAAGTGTTTCGCATTTTGAGCGAGAGGTATCGCAATCGTAGAAAGAGATTTGCTTTGCGCTTCAACCTGATTGCTGCTATTTACAACCTTGAACTCAACTCAATTTGA
- the ltaE gene encoding low-specificity L-threonine aldolase, with the protein MNEMDYVDLRSDTVTKPTPEMREAMAEAEVGDDVYMDDPTVNKLQEQAAAMLGKQDSLFVPSGTMGNLLALLVHCQRGDEVIVGEKSHVYMNEAGGMSALGGIHPRPLMNQRDGTLLLEDIRASIQTEDVHHTITRLICLENTQNVCGGIPLTAEYTALVGELAKENGLSLHIDGARIFNAAAALGEDVKKLVAPADSVMFCLSKGLVAPVGSMLVGTRKFIVRARHLRKMLGGGMRQAGVLAAAGMISLEKMTRRLGQDHARAKNLYEGLKQVTGLKLDAAAGSSNMVYFDLAHHVTLTEIQIVEKVKKYGVLVDWSGPRRFRLVTHYWVDDAGVEKTIEAFAAVLR; encoded by the coding sequence ATGAATGAAATGGATTATGTGGACCTTCGTTCCGATACTGTCACGAAGCCCACGCCTGAAATGCGCGAGGCCATGGCGGAGGCGGAGGTGGGGGATGATGTCTATATGGATGATCCCACGGTAAATAAACTTCAAGAGCAGGCTGCCGCAATGCTCGGCAAGCAGGATTCGCTTTTTGTCCCATCCGGCACGATGGGTAATTTACTTGCACTGCTTGTCCATTGCCAGCGCGGGGACGAGGTGATCGTTGGGGAGAAATCCCATGTGTATATGAACGAAGCGGGCGGGATGTCTGCATTGGGCGGGATCCATCCGCGCCCGCTGATGAATCAACGCGATGGCACGCTTCTGCTCGAGGACATCCGCGCCTCCATCCAGACCGAGGATGTGCATCACACCATTACGCGGCTCATTTGCCTCGAGAACACACAGAATGTTTGCGGCGGCATCCCGTTGACCGCCGAGTACACAGCGCTGGTCGGGGAGCTTGCGAAGGAGAATGGACTGTCTCTTCACATTGACGGCGCGCGCATCTTCAATGCGGCGGCGGCACTGGGCGAGGATGTGAAGAAGTTGGTCGCGCCTGCGGATTCGGTCATGTTCTGTTTGAGCAAGGGACTGGTCGCGCCAGTCGGTTCGATGCTGGTTGGGACGAGGAAGTTCATTGTTCGGGCGCGTCATTTGAGGAAGATGCTGGGCGGTGGGATGCGTCAGGCGGGCGTGCTGGCGGCGGCCGGCATGATCTCATTGGAGAAAATGACGAGGCGGCTTGGGCAGGACCATGCACGGGCGAAGAATCTATACGAAGGGCTGAAGCAGGTCACGGGATTAAAACTGGATGCGGCTGCGGGTTCATCCAATATGGTTTATTTTGATCTCGCGCATCACGTTACGTTGACCGAGATTCAAATCGTCGAAAAAGTGAAGAAGTATGGCGTGCTGGTGGACTGGTCCGGTCCGCGCCGTTTCCGTCTGGTCACACATTATTGGGTGGATGATGCCGGGGTGGAGAAAACGATAGAGGCGTTTGCCGCAGTGTTGCGATAA
- the lspA gene encoding signal peptidase II, which produces MLFSAAGVLVALDQWTKWLVRENIGFGGQWLPDSLAWLSPYARIVHWYNSGAAFGMFQNGNMVFTVLAFIVIAAIIYYYPHVENEDWTLKLAMGLQLAGASGNLIDRLMMGKVTDFISVGVFPVFNIADASITVGVIILLFGVWLKERKEKKSMAEKTSGEAGLENKDRYSVSSE; this is translated from the coding sequence ATGTTGTTTAGTGCGGCAGGTGTGTTGGTCGCGCTGGATCAATGGACGAAGTGGCTGGTACGTGAGAACATCGGGTTTGGCGGACAGTGGCTCCCTGACTCATTGGCGTGGCTCAGTCCGTATGCACGGATCGTGCATTGGTATAACAGCGGCGCGGCATTTGGCATGTTCCAGAATGGAAACATGGTTTTCACCGTGCTTGCCTTTATTGTGATCGCCGCGATCATTTATTATTATCCGCATGTGGAAAATGAAGACTGGACGTTGAAGCTGGCGATGGGCCTGCAGCTTGCAGGCGCATCTGGAAATTTAATAGACCGTCTGATGATGGGCAAGGTCACTGACTTTATCTCGGTCGGCGTTTTCCCGGTCTTCAATATCGCCGATGCAAGTATTACCGTCGGCGTGATCATTCTGTTGTTTGGCGTGTGGCTGAAGGAAAGAAAAGAAAAAAAGAGCATGGCTGAAAAAACCTCCGGCGAAGCGGGTTTGGAAAATAAAGACCGTTATTCCGTGAGCAGCGAGTAA
- a CDS encoding Arc family DNA-binding protein, with protein MVTLTIKNVPPEIYERIKIQAKNNHRSINGEVISILEHALSIPPIDVKATLERTRKLRELTAHYVITNEELTKWKNEGRE; from the coding sequence ATGGTCACGCTCACAATAAAAAATGTGCCGCCAGAAATTTATGAGCGCATCAAAATCCAAGCAAAAAATAATCACCGTAGTATCAATGGTGAAGTGATTTCTATCCTTGAACACGCGCTGTCCATACCGCCTATTGATGTCAAAGCCACGCTGGAGCGCACCAGAAAACTGCGTGAACTGACCGCGCATTATGTAATTACGAACGAAGAGTTGACCAAATGGAAAAATGAAGGCCGCGAATGA
- a CDS encoding diguanylate cyclase, translating to MSKKSNRFGHDPQENLVSLMPALLAGMSTLSLTVITTILLYPAADSVILIGYAIVGCVYLACYYWLYTISPNKTLHAWINAAIVGLGLGVLTYLIPQELHYLIYTLVFIAVLSISVISRRGPAYLLIMTITAFHVAHLIEAAMPLNELVIHGGLVVATIITAETIQQLKKLSQNQMNRLEVINRISENIVSTIETKQLLSLLNAAFQNALDADTYYIGIQKGDELHMELFYDDGEYFSDVRVKMEGTLSSWVIKNQKPLFLPDLRTTVKLEGVNFVLLGKPKGSLSWMGVPMKGSHVNGVMAIASYRPNAFNRSDHELLSNIAQRATLALDNTYRHALVEEQARLDSLTRVYNHGYFIQRLREQAEDCRAQAQPLSLIMLDIDYFKQYNDIHGHLVGDEMLINLCTTIRSHIKQTDAVGRWGGEEFAISLPNSDGEQALQVAERIRETLASIKVKTNKLADAPSPTVSMGIAVYPTETSDITKLIDLADSRLYIAKERGRNQIEPAPASHENIKSN from the coding sequence ATGAGCAAAAAATCGAATAGATTTGGCCACGACCCGCAGGAAAACCTGGTATCGCTCATGCCTGCCTTGCTGGCAGGCATGAGCACCCTGTCCCTGACAGTTATCACAACCATCCTGTTATACCCTGCTGCAGATTCTGTCATACTGATTGGATACGCCATTGTCGGATGTGTTTATCTTGCGTGCTACTACTGGCTCTATACCATTTCCCCCAACAAAACATTGCATGCCTGGATAAATGCCGCGATTGTCGGCCTCGGATTGGGCGTGCTCACGTACTTAATCCCGCAAGAACTTCACTACCTGATATATACCCTGGTATTTATAGCGGTCCTGTCCATATCCGTCATTTCGAGGCGCGGACCCGCCTATTTATTGATCATGACGATCACCGCGTTCCATGTCGCCCATCTTATCGAAGCGGCCATGCCCTTGAATGAACTGGTGATACACGGCGGACTGGTCGTTGCCACCATCATCACAGCCGAAACCATTCAACAACTCAAAAAACTTTCGCAAAATCAGATGAACCGCCTCGAGGTCATTAACAGAATCAGCGAAAATATCGTTTCAACAATCGAAACAAAACAACTCCTTTCGCTGCTCAATGCGGCGTTCCAAAATGCACTGGATGCAGATACCTACTACATCGGCATTCAAAAAGGCGATGAATTGCATATGGAGCTCTTCTACGACGATGGGGAATATTTCAGCGATGTCCGTGTCAAGATGGAAGGGACGCTATCGAGCTGGGTCATCAAGAACCAAAAACCACTTTTCCTGCCTGATTTGCGCACCACCGTAAAACTGGAGGGCGTAAATTTCGTACTCCTGGGTAAACCAAAAGGGTCCCTCTCCTGGATGGGGGTGCCCATGAAAGGCTCACATGTAAACGGCGTCATGGCCATCGCATCCTACCGCCCCAACGCATTTAACAGAAGCGACCATGAACTGCTTTCCAACATTGCCCAGCGCGCCACGCTCGCCCTCGACAACACGTATCGCCACGCACTTGTGGAGGAACAGGCACGGTTGGACAGCCTTACCCGCGTTTACAACCACGGCTACTTTATTCAAAGACTGAGGGAACAAGCCGAAGACTGCCGGGCACAGGCCCAGCCTCTCAGTTTGATCATGCTGGATATTGATTACTTCAAACAGTATAACGACATCCATGGACATCTCGTCGGAGATGAAATGCTGATCAACCTCTGTACTACCATTCGCAGTCATATTAAACAGACGGATGCCGTCGGACGCTGGGGCGGGGAGGAATTCGCCATCTCACTTCCAAACTCCGACGGGGAACAAGCCCTTCAAGTGGCGGAGCGCATTCGTGAAACACTGGCATCCATCAAAGTGAAGACCAACAAACTTGCCGATGCTCCAAGCCCCACCGTCAGCATGGGCATTGCCGTGTACCCCACTGAAACCAGCGACATAACAAAACTCATTGACCTTGCCGACAGCCGCCTATATATCGCAAAAGAACGCGGGCGCAATCAGATCGAACCCGCGCCCGCGTCTCACGAAAACATAAAATCGAATTAA
- a CDS encoding type II toxin-antitoxin system VapC family toxin, with product MIVVDTNIIAYLHIAGESTPLALQVLEKDSHWVAPPLWQSEYRNVLTSYIKHKVIDLEEAIRLLENGLNTMQNRELAPTNALVLTLASQSASSSYDCEFVALAREIGCKLVTADKQIVRNFPDTAILLEEFIK from the coding sequence ATGATCGTCGTTGATACCAATATCATCGCCTACCTGCATATCGCAGGAGAATCAACTCCGCTTGCCCTGCAAGTTTTAGAAAAAGACTCGCACTGGGTTGCGCCTCCATTATGGCAAAGCGAATACCGAAACGTCCTGACAAGTTACATAAAGCACAAGGTGATCGACCTGGAAGAAGCGATACGACTCCTTGAAAACGGGCTGAACACCATGCAAAACAGAGAATTAGCCCCGACGAATGCACTTGTGCTTACACTGGCATCCCAAAGCGCTTCTTCATCCTACGATTGTGAGTTCGTGGCGCTCGCTCGGGAAATTGGCTGTAAGCTGGTCACGGCAGACAAACAGATCGTAAGAAATTTTCCAGACACAGCCATATTGCTCGAAGAATTCATAAAATAA
- a CDS encoding DUF1761 domain-containing protein, whose amino-acid sequence MDFSSVNWLAVVVCVVVSMVSGAVWYSPKVFFDIWWKTVGKTEKPGMENMGMTWALTLLSSFVQAVALAIMINFMGGTDAASGARIGFMLWLGFIAPTYLVNKLFAGHGLKIWAIEIGNHLVNFLLFGAILGAWH is encoded by the coding sequence ATGGATTTTAGTTCTGTTAACTGGCTGGCTGTCGTTGTCTGTGTTGTCGTAAGCATGGTCAGTGGGGCTGTCTGGTATAGCCCAAAGGTCTTTTTCGATATCTGGTGGAAAACTGTGGGCAAGACTGAGAAGCCCGGCATGGAAAACATGGGTATGACATGGGCTCTGACCCTGCTTTCCTCGTTTGTGCAGGCGGTCGCTTTGGCGATCATGATCAACTTCATGGGCGGCACGGACGCGGCTTCAGGTGCGAGGATCGGCTTCATGCTCTGGCTTGGTTTCATTGCACCCACATATCTTGTCAATAAATTGTTCGCGGGTCACGGCTTGAAGATCTGGGCGATCGAGATCGGCAACCATCTTGTCAACTTCCTGCTCTTCGGTGCCATTTTGGGCGCATGGCATTAA
- a CDS encoding RluA family pseudouridine synthase has protein sequence MSERLEKLVFDGEKAERLDKFLVTRLPEFSRARLQGLIADGFVLINGAAARKSGQTLEAGAEVEVRVPPPVAGVLTGEDIPLDIIFENDDLIVVNKPAGMVVHPAAGHASGTLVNAVLGYDPHMEGIGGEERPGLVHRLDKETSGLIVLAKNERAHNWLQDQFRSRTVEKTYLALVDGKPPTPAGRVEAAIGRDPKQRKKMTVLPPGKGREAVSEYKTLESFKEHTLLEFHPLTGRTHQIRLHCAFLGCPIVGDSVYGKRSVTATIERHFLHAYRLKILLPNEKQPRTFEAGLPDELKNVLEEVKRYE, from the coding sequence GTGAGCGAGCGGCTTGAAAAGCTTGTATTCGATGGGGAAAAGGCGGAACGTCTCGATAAATTTCTTGTAACGCGTTTGCCTGAATTTTCCCGCGCGCGGTTGCAGGGATTGATTGCGGATGGCTTTGTTCTTATTAACGGGGCAGCCGCAAGGAAATCCGGTCAAACGCTCGAGGCAGGCGCAGAGGTGGAGGTGCGCGTCCCTCCGCCAGTAGCGGGGGTGTTGACGGGCGAGGATATTCCGCTGGACATTATTTTCGAGAACGACGACCTGATCGTGGTCAACAAGCCTGCGGGGATGGTGGTGCATCCAGCGGCGGGCCATGCTTCCGGCACATTGGTCAATGCCGTGTTGGGCTATGACCCGCATATGGAAGGCATCGGCGGCGAGGAACGCCCCGGGCTTGTGCATCGGCTCGATAAGGAAACATCGGGTTTGATCGTGCTTGCCAAAAACGAACGCGCGCACAACTGGCTGCAGGACCAATTCCGTTCGCGGACGGTTGAGAAGACCTATCTTGCATTGGTGGATGGAAAGCCGCCCACCCCAGCCGGACGCGTGGAAGCAGCCATTGGGCGTGACCCAAAACAACGCAAGAAGATGACGGTCCTTCCGCCGGGCAAGGGGCGCGAAGCGGTCAGTGAATATAAAACGCTTGAATCCTTCAAGGAGCATACCCTTTTGGAGTTCCATCCGTTGACGGGGCGTACGCATCAGATCAGATTGCATTGTGCGTTTTTGGGCTGCCCGATTGTGGGTGATTCGGTGTATGGAAAACGATCTGTCACCGCGACGATCGAACGGCATTTCCTGCATGCGTATCGCTTGAAGATCCTTTTGCCGAACGAAAAACAACCACGCACATTTGAAGCAGGTTTGCCGGACGAATTAAAGAATGTGCTGGAGGAGGTGAAACGATATGAATGA
- a CDS encoding pyridoxal-phosphate dependent enzyme, which yields MVGLPESKERRVFNNVLGAMGNTPLVKLERIGKDLPVPLYAKLEFMNPGGSVKDRVGANIVEQAEKRGEIQPGGTIVEATSGNTGVGLAIAAALKGYKTIFVMPDKMSNEKILLLRAYGAKVVITPTAVGPDDPRSYYEVAKKFARETPNAILANQYHNPDNPKTHELSTGPELWEQTEGKLTDVIIGIGTGGTITGVGRYLKAKNPKITIVGVDIEGSILTEIWQNKGVIPAGAYPKTYKVEGIGEDFLPSTMDIKYVDAIERAGDRESFLWARQLVRQEGIFAGGSSGSAIAGALKYCRKLPAGRIPVVILPDSGSRYLSKFYDDKWMREFGFLSMEFGETALGDLLLAKPNKQLITAKLGDSLRKVVSVMHQHAVSQMPVVGEDGSLVGLIEEVDLLNHMLEEHDHSHDEKIDSLVQNAGAVFPPETSLDEAMPSLTAGLALIVVEHSKPIGILTKIDVLDYLAGKI from the coding sequence ATGGTCGGATTACCCGAATCAAAAGAGAGAAGGGTCTTCAATAACGTGCTTGGCGCGATGGGAAACACGCCGCTGGTCAAGCTGGAGCGCATCGGCAAGGACCTGCCCGTCCCGCTGTACGCCAAACTGGAGTTCATGAACCCCGGCGGTTCGGTCAAGGACCGGGTCGGGGCGAACATCGTCGAGCAGGCCGAGAAGCGCGGCGAGATTCAACCCGGCGGAACCATCGTCGAGGCGACCTCCGGCAACACGGGCGTCGGTCTCGCCATCGCGGCCGCCCTGAAGGGCTACAAGACCATCTTCGTCATGCCGGACAAGATGAGCAATGAAAAGATTCTTTTATTGCGCGCTTATGGCGCGAAGGTGGTCATCACTCCCACGGCTGTCGGCCCCGACGATCCGCGCTCGTATTATGAGGTGGCAAAGAAGTTTGCGCGTGAAACCCCCAACGCCATTTTGGCAAACCAGTATCACAATCCCGACAACCCAAAAACCCATGAGCTGAGCACCGGCCCGGAACTGTGGGAGCAGACCGAGGGAAAGTTGACCGATGTCATCATCGGCATCGGCACGGGCGGGACCATCACCGGCGTGGGGCGTTATCTCAAAGCGAAGAACCCGAAGATCACCATCGTCGGTGTGGACATCGAAGGCTCGATCCTGACCGAGATCTGGCAGAACAAAGGCGTCATCCCTGCGGGCGCATATCCCAAGACCTATAAAGTGGAGGGCATCGGTGAGGACTTTTTACCGTCCACGATGGACATCAAGTATGTGGATGCCATCGAGCGCGCGGGCGACCGCGAGTCATTTTTGTGGGCGCGTCAATTGGTGCGGCAGGAGGGCATTTTCGCGGGCGGTTCGTCCGGGTCCGCGATCGCGGGCGCGCTCAAGTATTGCCGCAAACTTCCCGCGGGACGCATCCCTGTCGTCATCCTGCCCGATTCGGGCTCGCGCTATCTCTCCAAATTCTATGACGACAAGTGGATGCGCGAGTTCGGTTTCCTCTCGATGGAATTCGGCGAAACGGCTCTGGGCGACCTGTTGCTTGCCAAGCCGAACAAGCAGTTGATCACCGCCAAACTGGGCGACTCGCTCCGCAAGGTGGTGTCCGTCATGCACCAGCATGCGGTCTCGCAGATGCCCGTCGTCGGAGAGGACGGTTCGCTCGTCGGTCTCATCGAAGAGGTGGACCTGCTCAATCACATGCTCGAAGAGCACGATCACAGCCACGATGAGAAGATCGACTCGCTCGTACAGAATGCGGGAGCGGTCTTCCCGCCCGAAACATCCCTGGACGAAGCCATGCCGTCCCTCACCGCGGGGCTTGCTCTCATTGTGGTGGAACACAGCAAACCCATCGGCATCCTGACCAAGATAGACGTTTTGGATTATCTAGCAGGGAAGATATAA
- a CDS encoding GNAT family N-acetyltransferase — protein sequence MIRPYRDDDFEIVTALWFDAMHAAMPKMMKRMGFELEGAREYFRNAVIPENQLWVYELDHMPVAFLGMQDDFIDRLYVDPKYHRRGIGLALLDHARIYSPDHLWLYTHVANRMARAFFEKNGFVAEKFGSSPAPESEPDVEYHWRNA from the coding sequence ATGATCCGTCCGTATCGTGATGATGATTTTGAGATTGTTACCGCACTTTGGTTCGACGCCATGCATGCTGCCATGCCGAAAATGATGAAGCGCATGGGGTTTGAATTGGAAGGCGCACGCGAATATTTTCGCAATGCTGTGATTCCCGAAAACCAGTTATGGGTGTACGAACTGGACCACATGCCCGTTGCGTTTCTCGGCATGCAGGATGATTTTATCGACCGTTTATATGTTGACCCCAAATATCATCGGCGCGGGATTGGCCTGGCACTCCTCGATCATGCGCGAATATATTCCCCAGATCATCTTTGGCTGTATACGCATGTGGCCAACAGGATGGCGCGTGCCTTCTTCGAAAAGAACGGCTTTGTCGCCGAAAAATTCGGATCCAGCCCTGCACCCGAATCCGAACCCGATGTTGAATATCACTGGCGAAACGCATGA
- a CDS encoding SUMF1/EgtB/PvdO family nonheme iron enzyme has product MTRPLRVFLCHASQDKPSVWKLHRYLKLHGVQPWLDQADLLPGEDWEVEIPKALYASDVILVCLSKNSVNKEGYVQKEIAFALDKALEKPEGTIFIIPVKLEDCELPKRLSRYQAVDLFRTDGRKRLLMGLNKRVNDLGGEVVPLKIDDIKQRTPKPIKAEIEQERNLTSISHGENKIEEKKEVAKPFTRVLNPALLNSQKLKQIKEDKQSNIFPRIFLGAVIFLGLLTIFMAGNLIFENFLLAQTSTPTTPSVTPKPLTLTMTATKSPAISTTTRLDIGSTTLGNDGMLLMYIPAGEFTMGSNNSEPDEHPAHQVNLDAYWIDQTEVTNEMYAKCVQATRCPSLYTTRFYNPIYIDHPVVDITWYVANSYCLWAERRLPTEAEWEKAARGTDGRIYPWGDETPISDFLNFNSNDSMKVGSYHNGQSVYGVFDIAGNVWEWVADWYDSSYYSISPKSNPMQNQRVYLPSGDGGWVKVIRGGSWQSNRTDLSGIPSSDRGKKNPDGSNYLIGFRCAMDADQ; this is encoded by the coding sequence ATGACCAGACCACTTCGTGTTTTTCTCTGCCACGCTTCACAGGACAAACCCTCTGTTTGGAAACTGCACCGTTACCTCAAACTACACGGTGTGCAACCATGGCTTGATCAGGCGGATCTCTTGCCCGGCGAAGATTGGGAAGTTGAAATTCCCAAAGCATTATATGCTTCAGACGTAATTTTGGTTTGCCTTTCTAAAAATTCGGTCAACAAAGAGGGATATGTTCAAAAAGAAATCGCCTTTGCCTTAGATAAAGCGCTTGAAAAACCCGAAGGCACAATTTTCATTATCCCCGTCAAGTTGGAGGATTGCGAACTTCCAAAAAGATTATCTCGCTATCAAGCCGTGGATTTATTCCGCACAGATGGACGTAAACGTTTGTTAATGGGCTTGAATAAACGCGTAAATGATTTAGGCGGGGAAGTTGTGCCTTTGAAAATTGATGATATAAAGCAAAGAACACCAAAGCCTATAAAGGCTGAAATAGAGCAAGAAAGGAACTTGACTTCTATTTCTCACGGTGAGAATAAAATTGAAGAGAAAAAAGAAGTCGCGAAGCCTTTTACAAGAGTTCTTAATCCTGCTTTACTTAATTCACAAAAGCTAAAACAAATAAAAGAAGATAAGCAAAGTAATATCTTCCCTCGAATTTTTTTAGGGGCAGTTATATTTCTTGGTTTGCTTACTATTTTTATGGCGGGAAACTTAATTTTCGAGAACTTTTTATTAGCACAAACATCTACCCCGACAACTCCAAGTGTTACTCCCAAGCCTCTAACCTTAACCATGACTGCTACAAAATCACCAGCTATTTCTACTACGACCAGACTTGATATTGGCTCTACAACACTTGGTAATGATGGGATGTTGCTGATGTATATACCTGCTGGTGAATTTACAATGGGAAGCAATAATAGCGAACCTGACGAACATCCAGCTCATCAAGTGAATTTAGATGCTTACTGGATAGATCAAACAGAAGTGACCAATGAAATGTATGCTAAGTGTGTTCAGGCAACTAGATGCCCTTCTCTTTATACAACGCGATTTTATAATCCAATTTATATAGATCACCCAGTTGTTGATATTACTTGGTACGTTGCTAATAGCTACTGCTTATGGGCTGAGCGAAGACTTCCAACTGAAGCAGAATGGGAAAAAGCAGCGCGTGGCACTGATGGGCGAATCTATCCTTGGGGTGATGAAACTCCAATCTCAGATTTTCTAAATTTTAATTCAAATGATTCGATGAAAGTGGGCAGCTATCATAATGGTCAGAGTGTTTATGGTGTATTTGATATAGCTGGTAATGTTTGGGAATGGGTTGCTGATTGGTATGATAGTTCGTATTATTCAATTTCACCTAAATCAAACCCTATGCAAAACCAAAGGGTATATTTACCTAGCGGTGATGGAGGATGGGTTAAGGTAATACGAGGAGGCTCATGGCAGAGCAACCGCACTGATCTTAGTGGAATTCCCTCTTCTGATCGTGGCAAGAAAAACCCTGATGGCTCAAATTATCTTATTGGTTTCCGTTGTGCAATGGACGCTGACCAATAA